In Apostichopus japonicus isolate 1M-3 chromosome 3, ASM3797524v1, whole genome shotgun sequence, a single genomic region encodes these proteins:
- the LOC139965376 gene encoding scavenger receptor cysteine-rich type 1 protein M130-like isoform X2, with protein MTVLSRETFFLIITLSCWLCYSKVIQSIRLTGGPTENVGRVEVLVNGIWGTVCDDSWDIIDATVVCRQLGYPGAVRARSSALFGEGSGEGYGEGSGGGSGEGSVMIWLDNVACKKSSVSLQDCLKNDIGDINCDHGEDAAVECLPLEAASTVTPGIASIRLAGGGSPNSGRVEVFVNGEWGTVCDDSWGITDAHVVCNQLGYPGAVRATSKAYYGEGSGRIWLDDVACGVSSLSLQDCPKSEIGDHNCNHKEDAGVECLPLEVPTTVAPGIASIRLAGGSSPNAGRVEVFVNGEWGTVCDDSWDITDAFVVCNQLGYPGAVRATSKAYYGEGSGRIWLDNVACAESSLSLQDCPKSEIGDHNCNHKEDAGVECLPLDVPTSVASGIASIRLAGGSSPNAGRVEVFVNGEWGTVCDHSWDITDANVVCRQLGYPGAVRARSSAHFGRGSGRIWLDDVACADSSLSLQDCPMSEIGVHNCNHKEDAGVKCLPLEVPTTVAPGIESIRLVDGSTPNAGRVEVFVNGEWGTVCDHSWDITDANVVCRQLGYPGAVRARSSAHFGRGSGRIWLDDVACADSSLSLQDCPMSEIGVHNCNHKEDAGVKCLPLEVPTTVAPGIASIRLVDGSTPNAGRVEVFVNGEWGTVCDHSWDITDAHVVCRQLGYPGAVRARSSAHYGEGSGRIWLDDVACADSSLSLQDCPMSEIGVHNCNHKEDAGVKCLPLEVPTTVAPGIASIRLVGGSSPNAGRVEVFVNGEWGTVCDNSWDINDAAVVCRQLGYPGAVRATSKAHYGEGSGRIWLDNVACGVSSLSLQDCPKSEIGDHNCNHKEDAGVECLPLEVPTTVAPGIASIRLAGGSIPNAGRVEVFVNGEWGTVCDDSWDITDAHVVCNQLGYPGAVRATSKAYYGEGSGRIWLDNVACGVSSLSLQDCPKSEIGDHNCNHKEDAGVECLPLEVPTTVAPGIESIRLAGGSTPNAGRVEVFVNGEWGTVCDDSWDITDAHVVCRQLGYPGAVRARSSAHYGEGSGRIWLDNVACGVSSLSLQDCPKSEIGDHNCNHKEDAGVECLPLEVPTTAAPVSPETLQFVVAPTDVTVEEGDVVQLFCEVNNEAASRFWFKGMSQISSEDSEESVHVTIDGNLIFVNTEVGFTGRYTCLARSPSGQEARASAFLTVTALHTATNVPSRQLYFLKRPEDTELALGDIVVFHCEVDDASAEITWFKDDIQIAQGLINGLVLLRDNSLIITDIEVHHHGTYKCVATSSDSRRAEVTARAYFPTSYVFDSKPGDATVFDGENHILTCSSSIATLQLSWLKDGSPLVYNQRTIEIVDRVLLRDVTADDSGLYVCVAADSEGHVVAQARAAVDVLPHTLNNDDCGIVSSPEVLEDANTRGVHSGRVVGGRDAGRGSAPWMARLFLREGLHGRGGFVCGGSLIDRQWVVTAAHCFNIIENLSARQLYVILGDHDTLATEDSQIYVLVEAFYLHEEYDINTFNNDIALIKLATPLQRYSSYVRPICLANRTIDRELLVVGVSGRVSGWGATTEGGAPSLYLQEVQIPFIPYPTCKVNFRPKYVFTKNMFCAGYERGGADACQGDSGGPYAVEKASRWFLMGIVSWGIGCGRHGSYGAYTRYSKYHQWVKRVITSY; from the exons ATGACGGTATTAAGCAGAGAAACATTCTTCTTGATAATTACTTTGTCGTGTTGGTTGTGTTATTCAAAAG TCATTCAAAGCATTCGTCTCACTGGTGGACCAACGGAGAATGTTGGAAGAGTGGAAGTCTTGGTGAATGGAATATGGGGAACGGTTTGTGACGACTCATGGGATATTATTGATGCGACGGTTGTCTGTAGACAGCTTGGCTATCCAGGAGCTGTCCGGGCGAGATCTTCGGCGCTCTTTGGTGAAGGGTCTGGTGAAGGATATGGTGAAGGATCTGGAGGAGGATCTGGTGAAGGATCTGTAATGATCTGGTTAGATAATGTGGCATGCAAGAAGTCATCGGTTTCTTTACAAGACTGTCTTAAAAATGATATTGGAGACATTAATTGTGATCACGGTGAAGACGCTGCTGTGGAATGTTTACCATTGGAGGCTGCGTCAACTGTGACACCTG GCATTGCAAGTATTCGTCTTGCTGGTGGAGGTTCACCGAATTCAGGTAGAGTCGAGGTATTTGTGAATGGTGAATGGGGAACGGTTTGTGACGACTCGTGGGGTATCACCGACGCGCATGTTGTCTGTAATCAGCTGGGTTATCCAGGAGCTGTCCGTGCGACATCCAAAGCGTACTACGGTGAAGGATCTGGAAGGATTTGGTTAGATGATGTGGCATGTGGTGTGTCATCGCTTTCTTTACAAGACTGTCCTAAAAGTGAAATTGGAGATCACAATTGTAATCATAAAGAAGATGCTGGTGTTGAATGTTTACCCTTAGAGGTTCCAACAACTGTTGCTCCAG GCATTGCAAGTATTCGTCTTGCCGGTGGAAGTTCACCGAATGCAGGTAGAGTCGAAGTATTTGTGAATGGTGAATGGGGAACGGTTTGTGACGACTCGTGGGATATCACCGACGCGTTTGTTGTCTGTAATCAGCTGGGTTATCCAGGAGCTGTCCGTGCGACATCCAAAGCGTACTACGGTGAAGGATCTGGAAGGATTTGGTTAGATAATGTGGCATGTGCTGAGTCATCGCTCTCTTTACAAGACTGTCCTAAAAGTGAAATTGGGGATCACAATTGTAATCATAAAGAAGATGCTGGTGTTGAATGTTTACCCTTAGATGTTCCAACAAGTGTTGCTTCAG GCATTGCAAGTATTCGTCTTGCTGGTGGAAGTTCACCGAATGCAGGTAGAGTCGAAGTATTTGTGAATGGTGAATGGGGAACGGTTTGTGACCACTCGTGGGATATCACCGACGCGAATGTTGTCTGTAGACAGCTGGGCTATCCAGGAGCTGTCCGTGCGAGATCCTCGGCGCACTTTGGTAGAGGATCTGGAAGGATTTGGTTAGATGATGTGGCATGTGCTGATTCATCGCTTTCTTTACAAGACTGTCCTATGAGTGAAATTGGAGTTCACAATTGTAATCATAAAGAAGATGCTGGTGTTAAATGTTTACCTTTAGAGGTTCCAACAACTGTTGCTCCAG GCATTGAAAGTATTCGTCTTGTTGATGGAAGTACACCGAATGCAGGTAGAGTCGAAGTATTTGTGAATGGTGAATGGGGAACGGTTTGTGACCACTCGTGGGATATCACCGACGCGAATGTTGTCTGTAGACAGCTGGGCTATCCAGGAGCTGTCCGTGCGAGATCCTCGGCGCACTTTGGTAGAGGATCTGGAAGGATTTGGTTAGATGATGTGGCATGTGCTGATTCATCGCTTTCTTTACAAGACTGTCCTATGAGTGAAATTGGAGTTCACAATTGTAATCATAAAGAAGATGCTGGTGTTAAATGTTTACCTTTAGAGGTTCCAACAACTGTTGCTCCAG GCATTGCAAGTATTCGTCTTGTTGATGGAAGTACACCGAATGCAGGTAGAGTCGAAGTATTTGTGAATGGTGAATGGGGAACGGTTTGTGACCACTCGTGGGATATCACCGACGCGCATGTTGTCTGTAGACAGCTGGGCTATCCAGGAGCTGTCCGTGCGAGATCCTCGGCGCACTACGGTGAAGGATCTGGAAGGATTTGGTTAGATGATGTGGCATGTGCTGATTCATCGCTTTCTTTACAAGACTGTCCTATGAGTGAAATTGGAGTTCACAATTGTAATCATAAAGAAGATGCTGGTGTTAAATGTTTACCTTTAGAGGTTCCAACAACTGTTGCTCCAG GCATTGCAAGTATTCGTCTCGTTGGTGGAAGTTCACCGAATGCAGGTAGAGTCGAAGTATTTGTGAATGGTGAATGGGGAACGGTTTGTGACAACTCGTGGGATATCAACGACGCGGCGGTCGTCTGTAGACAGCTGGGTTATCCAGGAGCTGTCCGTGCGACATCCAAAGCGCACTACGGTGAAGGATCTGGAAGGATTTGGTTAGATAATGTGGCATGTGGTGTATCATCGCTTTCTTTACAAGACTGTCCTAAAAGTGAAATTGGAGATCACAATTGTAATCATAAAGAAGATGCTGGTGTTGAATGTTTACCCTTAGAGGTTCCAACAACTGTTGCTCCAG GCATTGCAAGTATTCGTCTTGCTGGTGGAAGTATACCAAATGCAGGTAGAGTCGAGGTATTTGTGAATGGTGAATGGGGAACGGTTTGTGACGACTCATGGGATATCACCGACGCGCATGTTGTCTGTAATCAGCTGGGTTATCCAGGAGCTGTCCGTGCGACATCCAAAGCGTACTACGGTGAAGGATCTGGAAGGATTTGGTTAGATAATGTGGCATGTGGTGTGTCATCGCTCTCTTTACAAGACTGTCCTAAAAGTGAAATTGGGGATCACAATTGTAATCATAAAGAAGATGCTGGTGTTGAATGTTTACCCTTAGAGGTACCAACAACTGTTGCTCCAG GCATTGAAAGTATTCGTCTTGCTGGTGGAAGTACACCGAATGCAGGTAGAGTCGAGGTATTTGTGAATGGTGAATGGGGAACGGTTTGTGACGACTCGTGGGATATCACCGACGCGCATGTCGTCTGTAGACAGCTGGGTTATCCAGGAGCTGTCCGTGCGAGATCCTCGGCGCACTACGGTGAAGGATCTGGAAGGATTTGGTTAGATAATGTGGCATGTGGTGTGTCATCGCTCTCTTTACAAGACTGTCCTAAAAGTGAAATTGGAGATCACAATTGCAATCATAAAGAAGATGCTGGTGTTGAATGTTTACCCTTAGAGGTACCAACAACTGCTGCTCCAG TCTCGCCTGAAACACTGCAATTTGTAGTGGCCCCGACTGATGTTACTGTTGAGGAGGGAGATGTTGTGCAGCTATTTTGTGAAGTCAACAACGAAGCAGCAAGTCGATTCTGGTTTAAAGGGATGAGTCAAATTTCATCAG AAGATTCCGAAGAAAGCGTTCATGTTACAATCGACGGGAATCTGATTTTCGTCAATACAGAGGTCGGGTTTACTGGCAGATACACATGTCTTGCCCGTTCTCCAAGTGGACAAGAAGCTAGAGCCTCGGCATTTTTAA CTGTTACTGCTCTGCACACTGCGACAAATGTTCCAAGCCGACAGCTTTATTTCTTGAAGCGCCCCGAAGACACCGAATTAGCTCTTGGAGATATAGTAGTATTCCATTGTGAAGTTGATGACGCGAGTGCTGAAATCACTTGGTTTAAAGATGATATCCAAATTGCTCAAG GGCTTATTAATGGACTAGTTCTGCTACGTGATAATAGCTTGATAATAACCGACATAGAGGTTCATCATCATGGGACCTACAAATGTGTTGCAACCAGCTCAGATAGCAGAAGAGCCGAAGTTACTGCACGGGCTT ACTTCCCTACTAGTTATGTGTTTGACTCAAAGCCAGGCGATGCAACGGTCTTTGATGGTGAAAATCATATTCTGACTTGTTCGTCCAGTATTGCAACGCTTCAACTGAGTTGGTTGAAGGACGGTTCGCCCTTGGTTTACAACCAACGCACCATTGAG ATAGTTGATCGCGTTCTTTTAAGAGACGTCACAGCTGACGACAGCGGTCTTTACGTTTGTGTTGCAGCCGACAGTGAAGGACATGTTGTTGCTCAGGCGAGAGCAGCAGTTGACGTTTTACCGCACACTCTGAACAATGATG ATTGCGGAATTGTTTCATCTCCCGAGGTCTTAGAAGATGCCAACACGAGAGGTGTACATAGTGGTCGTGTTGTTGGAGGGCGTGACGCTGGGAGAGGCTCCGCCCCATGGATGGCGAGGCTATTTCTAAGAGAAGGACTACACGGGCGTGGTGGCTTTGTATGTGGTGGGTCTCTCATAGACAGGCAATGGGTCGTAACAGCTGCTCATTGTTTTAACATTATTGAAAATTTGAGTGCCAGGCAATTATACGTAATACTGGGGGATCATGACACATTGGCAACAGAGGATAGCCAAATATACGTTTTGGTTGAGGCTTTCTACCTACACGAAGAATATGACATCAACACATTTAATAACGACATCGCTTTAATAAAATTAGCCACTCCCCTGCAGAGGTACAGCAGTTACGTACGACCAATATGCTTAGCAAACAGGACAATTGACAGAGAGCTCTTAGTCGTCGGTGTATCTGGACGAGTAAGCGGATGGGGAGCTACGACTGAGGGTGGTGCTCCATCCCTTTACCTACAAGAAGTGCAAATACCATTTATTCCATACCCTACATGCAAGGTAAATTTCCGTCCAAAATACgtttttacaaaaaatatgttCTGTGCTGGTTATGAAAGAGGTGGAGCTGATGCTTGTCAGGGAGACAGCGGTGGACCGTATGCAGTGGAGAAAGCTAGTCGTTGGTTCTTGATGGGTATTGTCAGTTGGGGAATTGGTTGCGGTCGACACGGTAGTTACGGGGCTTATACCAGATACTCAAAATATCACCAATGGGTAAAAAGAGTAATAACGAGCTATTAA